A genomic region of Halostagnicola larsenii XH-48 contains the following coding sequences:
- a CDS encoding HalOD1 output domain-containing protein gives MESTQESVGAIEIVDSMNDIEFDADEDAFRAEYDSRRDQPSLAVVAMVAAIDDRDPIELSPLHFVIDMEALDDLFSETATDGMRSGCLSFSYEGFDVTVFSEGTIEVSPITNA, from the coding sequence ATGGAATCCACCCAAGAATCAGTCGGTGCCATCGAGATTGTGGACTCGATGAACGATATCGAGTTCGATGCAGACGAGGACGCGTTCCGAGCGGAGTACGACAGCAGGCGCGATCAACCAAGTCTCGCAGTCGTTGCGATGGTGGCCGCAATCGACGACAGAGATCCTATTGAGCTCTCCCCACTCCATTTTGTGATTGATATGGAGGCACTTGACGACCTGTTCTCAGAGACAGCCACCGACGGGATGAGGAGTGGCTGTCTCTCTTTTTCGTATGAGGGGTTTGACGTGACCGTGTTTAGCGAGGGAACAATCGAGGTCAGCCCGATAACGAACGCGTAA
- a CDS encoding bacterio-opsin activator domain-containing protein, whose protein sequence is MTSNSPSPEWDFETLVQAANAGIIAISSDATIQFANPHVEDIFGYSPDEILGEPFSMLLSDTDDETDHRGIDTHLSDSTVEQTTASVRLHGRHRDGHELSLDVIFTEFEKDGSQYMSAIIRDRTDQQSPERQLEALNRLSQEHAAADSSHSICDSTVETADVLFEYPIAAVELYDDEAGRLEPCSWTPTVENLTTDGRLFSGDQSPTWAAFAQQEMEVIPDVSARDDIDMANTPLRAALILPIDSYGVFIVGATDAHAFSESDVSLLNLLVSNTYAALERITRESDLEDQKEQLEEQTQSLDRVQRLNTDIRDLTKVLTNSHTRAEIAEEVCARLAASEPYEFAWLGALEPSSEEVLPEASAGTGDTYLDELTIIVAEEPTEHEPIGHAIHERTPQVRNNIQQDPPFEPWRQSAIQHGYRSMITVPVVYQDTLYGVLSLYAAEPNVFDQLEVAVLQELGEMIGYAFNAEERRQAFTSEQSIELAFDVHERTDSLFAMTTEVKGEFHLENLVERRDGRTTMFFANKGCDPEEMVVWAEKQPYISDLRLLTDRDEECLFECILDESTVWSQLLQRGAMVLDAIATPDSTQIVIRIPQSADPRTFDALLEERLGDVDLVARREYDEPIMTAQEFEAEYRERLTERQDEVLQTAYYAGYFEWPRATKSAELADILGIAQPTVSRHIRSSEEEFLSMVYEDEDE, encoded by the coding sequence TTGACTTCTAATTCCCCATCCCCCGAATGGGACTTTGAGACCCTCGTTCAGGCCGCAAATGCTGGAATTATCGCCATCTCTTCTGACGCAACGATCCAGTTCGCAAACCCACACGTAGAAGACATATTTGGGTATTCCCCAGACGAGATTCTTGGGGAGCCATTCAGCATGTTGCTGTCTGATACTGACGACGAAACTGATCATCGCGGGATTGACACGCATCTGTCTGATTCAACTGTAGAACAGACCACAGCCAGCGTGCGACTCCACGGTCGCCACCGTGATGGTCACGAACTCTCATTAGACGTTATTTTCACCGAGTTCGAAAAAGACGGGAGCCAGTACATGTCTGCGATAATCCGTGATAGGACTGACCAGCAATCTCCAGAAAGGCAGCTTGAAGCCTTGAATCGTCTCTCACAAGAGCATGCAGCCGCTGACTCTTCTCACAGTATTTGTGACTCAACCGTTGAGACAGCCGATGTACTATTCGAGTACCCGATTGCAGCAGTCGAATTATACGATGACGAGGCAGGTCGCCTCGAACCGTGCTCCTGGACACCGACAGTAGAAAACCTCACTACTGACGGGCGATTGTTCAGCGGTGACCAATCACCGACCTGGGCTGCGTTTGCCCAGCAAGAAATGGAGGTGATCCCGGACGTATCCGCACGTGATGATATTGATATGGCGAACACACCGCTTCGAGCCGCACTCATCCTTCCTATCGATTCATACGGCGTCTTCATAGTCGGCGCGACCGACGCTCACGCGTTCAGCGAGTCAGACGTTTCACTGTTGAATCTCCTCGTCTCAAACACCTACGCGGCACTCGAACGTATTACCCGCGAATCCGATCTCGAAGACCAGAAGGAACAACTTGAAGAACAGACGCAATCATTGGACCGTGTTCAACGGCTCAACACCGACATTCGGGATTTGACGAAAGTACTTACGAATTCACACACCCGGGCTGAAATCGCTGAAGAAGTCTGCGCGAGACTTGCAGCCTCAGAGCCGTATGAATTTGCGTGGCTCGGCGCACTTGAACCTAGCAGTGAGGAGGTTCTTCCAGAAGCATCTGCTGGTACCGGCGATACGTACCTAGATGAGCTCACAATTATCGTTGCTGAGGAGCCAACCGAGCATGAGCCGATCGGACACGCCATTCACGAACGAACACCGCAAGTCCGTAACAACATCCAGCAAGACCCACCGTTCGAACCGTGGCGGCAATCAGCAATCCAACACGGGTATCGATCAATGATCACTGTCCCCGTTGTGTATCAGGACACGTTATACGGCGTGTTATCTCTGTATGCCGCAGAGCCTAACGTATTCGATCAACTAGAGGTTGCTGTTCTCCAGGAACTCGGCGAGATGATTGGGTACGCATTCAATGCAGAAGAACGGAGACAAGCCTTCACGAGCGAGCAATCCATTGAACTTGCATTTGACGTTCACGAACGGACGGATTCACTGTTCGCTATGACGACTGAAGTGAAAGGGGAGTTCCATCTCGAAAATCTTGTTGAGCGGCGAGATGGGAGGACAACAATGTTCTTTGCTAACAAAGGTTGCGACCCTGAAGAGATGGTTGTGTGGGCTGAGAAACAGCCCTACATATCGGATCTCCGCTTGCTAACTGATCGTGACGAAGAGTGTTTGTTCGAATGCATTCTTGATGAGTCAACAGTCTGGTCGCAACTCCTTCAACGCGGGGCAATGGTTCTTGATGCGATTGCCACTCCTGATTCAACACAGATTGTGATCCGTATTCCACAGAGTGCCGACCCACGCACGTTCGACGCACTCTTAGAAGAACGTCTCGGGGATGTTGATCTCGTTGCACGCCGGGAATATGACGAACCGATCATGACTGCCCAAGAGTTCGAAGCCGAGTACAGGGAGCGCCTCACCGAGCGTCAAGACGAGGTGTTACAAACGGCGTACTACGCAGGGTATTTCGAGTGGCCCCGCGCGACGAAATCAGCGGAACTGGCCGATATTCTCGGTATCGCGCAACCGACTGTGAGCCGCCACATCCGCTCGAGCGAAGAGGAGTTTCTCTCGATGGTCTACGAGGACGAGGACGAGTAG
- a CDS encoding HalOD1 output domain-containing protein — protein sequence MSQSNFQLPESAPVSQRVTHAVAETTNTDPLELDPLFNTIDPESINALFEPTNTGSQRATGSVAFEYAGCDVTVFADGTVEATSCESQIEVQANLTSLD from the coding sequence ATGTCCCAGTCAAACTTCCAACTGCCCGAATCTGCACCAGTGAGTCAGCGAGTAACGCACGCGGTCGCAGAAACAACCAATACTGACCCGCTAGAGCTTGATCCGCTCTTCAACACCATTGACCCGGAGAGCATTAACGCACTCTTCGAGCCGACGAATACTGGATCTCAACGCGCAACGGGATCAGTGGCGTTTGAGTACGCGGGCTGCGATGTAACCGTCTTTGCTGACGGGACCGTTGAGGCGACTTCCTGTGAATCTCAGATTGAGGTACAGGCCAATCTGACCAGTCTAGATTGA
- a CDS encoding DUF7576 family protein: METCKTGESVTRCDYCGDVIETDDWHPALIVENDEPHMLTFCEPICRDNWQQE, encoded by the coding sequence ATGGAGACCTGTAAAACAGGAGAATCAGTTACGAGATGTGACTACTGTGGAGATGTAATTGAGACAGACGACTGGCATCCCGCACTCATCGTAGAAAACGACGAACCGCACATGCTCACGTTCTGTGAGCCGATATGCCGAGACAACTGGCAACAAGAATAA
- a CDS encoding response regulator, protein MSERATGAATDSMAHILLIEDNHGDVRLLQEAMKRADIDQELHVVTDGVEALNFVHQRGEYTDVPSPDFIFLDLNLPQVNGIDVLCELDEDNLTYVPTIILTSSQADKDIRQAYECGANAYLTKPADPDEFVEMVQAFWDFWFQSVELPEAE, encoded by the coding sequence ATGAGTGAGAGAGCCACTGGCGCTGCTACTGATTCAATGGCTCACATTCTCCTCATAGAAGACAACCATGGCGACGTTCGGCTCTTGCAGGAAGCAATGAAGAGGGCAGATATCGATCAAGAGCTTCATGTCGTTACTGATGGGGTAGAGGCGTTAAATTTTGTTCATCAGCGAGGCGAGTACACAGACGTCCCGTCTCCCGATTTCATCTTTCTTGATTTGAACCTTCCTCAGGTCAATGGGATTGATGTTTTGTGTGAACTTGATGAAGATAATCTCACATATGTTCCGACAATCATCTTAACAAGTTCTCAGGCAGACAAAGATATTCGTCAAGCGTACGAGTGCGGTGCAAATGCGTATCTGACGAAGCCAGCTGATCCAGATGAGTTCGTTGAGATGGTCCAGGCATTCTGGGATTTCTGGTTCCAATCAGTTGAACTCCCTGAAGCCGAATGA
- a CDS encoding DUF1428 domain-containing protein has translation MERYVDGFVIPIPNDKLDAYREMADEAGKLWIEHGALEYFEGVGDDMEPDMDGMPMMTFPQLAETGDNETVVFSFIVFESRDHRDEVNAKVMEDPAMDPDSFDEEMPFDTERMSYGGFRSIVNYEAPTGGIESATPGEK, from the coding sequence ATGGAACGCTACGTTGATGGCTTCGTCATCCCAATTCCGAATGATAAACTCGATGCGTACCGCGAAATGGCCGACGAGGCAGGAAAACTCTGGATTGAACACGGTGCTCTCGAGTACTTCGAAGGGGTCGGAGACGACATGGAACCCGACATGGATGGGATGCCGATGATGACCTTCCCACAACTCGCAGAAACAGGAGACAACGAAACGGTCGTGTTCTCATTTATCGTGTTTGAGTCGCGGGACCACCGCGACGAGGTGAACGCGAAGGTGATGGAAGACCCCGCGATGGATCCGGACAGCTTCGATGAGGAGATGCCCTTCGACACGGAGCGCATGTCGTACGGCGGTTTTCGTTCCATCGTCAACTACGAAGCACCAACCGGTGGCATTGAATCAGCAACACCGGGCGAGAAGTGA